One Canis lupus familiaris isolate Mischka breed German Shepherd chromosome 20, alternate assembly UU_Cfam_GSD_1.0, whole genome shotgun sequence genomic region harbors:
- the STAP2 gene encoding signal-transducing adaptor protein 2 isoform X1, translating to MASALSPPRGPKGKGALPSHYYESFLEKKGPHDQDYKKFWAGLQGCTLYFYNSNRDSQHVEKLGLGAFVRLSDEAPGGSPRDPGIYFSLVLWNQEIKFKVESLESREMWKGFILTVVELRVPSNLTLLPGHLYMMAEALAKEEARRALEVPPCFLRVSRLEAQLLLERYPECGNLLLRPSGDGADDVSVTTRQTLHGTPVFRHYKVKRDGSKYVIDVEDPLSCASLDAVVNYFVSNTNRRLVPFRLDEDYEKVLGHVEADKENGESVWVASSGPVAPGPGPAPASGGRKQLPPVPITPPPSQDKPPLLLNQNENYVIPIADAPAADYENEDVPSPSWQVVPKPRKLAKSLKPPIAPKPEPKGVNSGLAKKLAVGSVQALFPTTGLADLTAELEEKLQRRRALEHSAGCAGE from the exons GATTACAAGAAGTTCTGGGCGGGCCTGCAGGGCTGCACTCTCTATTTCTATAATAGCAATCGGGACTCACAG CACGTGGAGAAGCTGGGCCTCGGAGCATTTGTGAGGCTCAGCGATGAGGCGCCCGGCGGAAGCCCCAGAGACCCCGGTATCTATTTCAGCCTGGTCCTCTGGAACCAAGAGATCAAGTTCAAG gtgGAGAGCCTGGAGTCTCGGGAGATGTGGAAAGGCTTCATCCTGACGGTGGTAGAG CTGCGTGTCCCGTCCAACCTGACCCTGCTGCCCGGACACCTGTACATGATGGCCGAGGCCCTGGCCAAAGAGGAGGCCCGCCGCGCGCTCGAGGTGCCCCC CTGCTTCCTGAGGGTGAGCCGGCTGGAGGCGCAGCTGCTCCTGGAGCGCTACCCCGAGTGCGGGAACCTGCTGCTGCGGCCCAGCGGCGACGGCGCGGACGACGTGTCGGTCACCACACGCCAGACGCTCCACGG GACGCCGGTGTTCCGGCATTACAAGGTGAAGCGTGACGGCTCCAAATATGTGATCGACGTGGAGGATCCG CTCTCGTGCGCCTCGCTGGATGCGGTGGTCAACTATTTCGTATCAAACACCAATAGGAGGCTGGTGCCCTTCCGGCTGGACGAGGACTACGAGAAGGTGCTAG GCCACGTGGAGGCGGATAAAGAGAACGGCGAGAGTGTGTGGGTGGCGAGCTCGGGCCCCGTGGCCCCaggcccag GGCCTGCACCCGCCTCGGGTGGCCGCAAGCAGCTGCCTCCTGTGCCCATCACACCTCCGCCAAGCCAGGACAAGCCACCCCTACTTCTGAACCAGAACGAGAACTACGTGATCCCCATTGCAGACGCCCCAGCTGCCGACTACGAGAATGAGGATG TGCCTTCCCCCAGCTGGCAGGTTGTCCCGAAGCCCAGGAAGTTGGCAAAGTCTCTAAAGCCGCCCATCGCGCCCAAGCCAG aGCCCAAAGGCGTCAACAGTGGCCTGGCCAAGAAGCTGGCAGTCGGCTCAGTGCAGGCCTTATTCCCCACAACAG GGTTGGCAGATTTGACGGCAGAGCTGGAAGAGAAACTGCAGAGGAGGCGGGCGCTGGAGCACTCAGCTGGATGTGCTGGGGAGTGA
- the STAP2 gene encoding signal-transducing adaptor protein 2 isoform X2: protein MASALSPPRGPKGKGALPSHYYESFLEKKGPHDQDYKKFWAGLQGCTLYFYNSNRDSQHVEKLGLGAFVRLSDEAPGGSPRDPGIYFSLVLWNQEIKFKVESLESREMWKGFILTVVELRVPSNLTLLPGHLYMMAEALAKEEARRALEVPPCFLRVSRLEAQLLLERYPECGNLLLRPSGDGADDVSVTTRQTLHGTPVFRHYKVKRDGSKYVIDVEDPLSCASLDAVVNYFVSNTNRRLVPFRLDEDYEKVLGHVEADKENGESVWVASSGPVAPGPGPAPASGGRKQLPPVPITPPPSQDKPPLLLNQNENYVIPIADAPAADYENEDVPSPSWQVVPKPRKLAKSLKPPIAPKPGFGSVHALGPAYQNTPVPFLIWKTIRLSKPS, encoded by the exons GATTACAAGAAGTTCTGGGCGGGCCTGCAGGGCTGCACTCTCTATTTCTATAATAGCAATCGGGACTCACAG CACGTGGAGAAGCTGGGCCTCGGAGCATTTGTGAGGCTCAGCGATGAGGCGCCCGGCGGAAGCCCCAGAGACCCCGGTATCTATTTCAGCCTGGTCCTCTGGAACCAAGAGATCAAGTTCAAG gtgGAGAGCCTGGAGTCTCGGGAGATGTGGAAAGGCTTCATCCTGACGGTGGTAGAG CTGCGTGTCCCGTCCAACCTGACCCTGCTGCCCGGACACCTGTACATGATGGCCGAGGCCCTGGCCAAAGAGGAGGCCCGCCGCGCGCTCGAGGTGCCCCC CTGCTTCCTGAGGGTGAGCCGGCTGGAGGCGCAGCTGCTCCTGGAGCGCTACCCCGAGTGCGGGAACCTGCTGCTGCGGCCCAGCGGCGACGGCGCGGACGACGTGTCGGTCACCACACGCCAGACGCTCCACGG GACGCCGGTGTTCCGGCATTACAAGGTGAAGCGTGACGGCTCCAAATATGTGATCGACGTGGAGGATCCG CTCTCGTGCGCCTCGCTGGATGCGGTGGTCAACTATTTCGTATCAAACACCAATAGGAGGCTGGTGCCCTTCCGGCTGGACGAGGACTACGAGAAGGTGCTAG GCCACGTGGAGGCGGATAAAGAGAACGGCGAGAGTGTGTGGGTGGCGAGCTCGGGCCCCGTGGCCCCaggcccag GGCCTGCACCCGCCTCGGGTGGCCGCAAGCAGCTGCCTCCTGTGCCCATCACACCTCCGCCAAGCCAGGACAAGCCACCCCTACTTCTGAACCAGAACGAGAACTACGTGATCCCCATTGCAGACGCCCCAGCTGCCGACTACGAGAATGAGGATG TGCCTTCCCCCAGCTGGCAGGTTGTCCCGAAGCCCAGGAAGTTGGCAAAGTCTCTAAAGCCGCCCATCGCGCCCAAGCCAG GATTTGGTTCTGTTCATGCACTGGGCCCCGCCTATCAGAACACACCCGTGcccttcctcatctggaaaacgATTCGACTGTCAAAACCCAGttag
- the FSD1 gene encoding fibronectin type III and SPRY domain-containing protein 1, which produces MEDQREALRKIITTLAVKNEEIQSFIYSLKQMLLNVEANSTKVQEDLEAEFQSLFSLLEELKEGMLMKIKQDRASRTYELQNQLAACTRALESSEELLETANQTLQATDSEDFPQAAKQIKDGVTMAPAFRLSLKAKVSDNMSHLMVDFAQERRMLQALKFLPVPGAPVIDLAESLVADNCVTLVWRMPDEDSKIDHYVLEYRRTNFEGPPRLKEEQPWMVIEGIRQTEFTLTGLKFDMKYMNFRVKACNKAVAGEFSESVTLETPAFMFRLDASTSHQNLRVDDLSVEWDAMGGKVQDMKTREKDGKGRTASPANSPARGVPSPKRMPSGRGGRDRFTAESYTVLGDTLIDGGEHYWEVRYEPDSKAFGVGVAYRSLGRFEQLGKTAASWCLHVNNWLQVSFTAKHANKAKVLDAPVPDCLGVHCDFHQGLLSFYNARTKQLLHTFKAKFTQPLLPAFTVWCGSFQVTTGLQVPSSVRCLQKRGSATSSSNTSLT; this is translated from the exons ATGGAGGACCAGAGG GAGGCGCTGCGGAAGATCATCACGACCCTGGCTGTGAAGAACGAAGAGATTCAGAGCTTCATCTACTCCCTCAAGCAGATGCTGCTGAACGTGGAG GCAAACTCCACCAAGGTGCAGGAGGACCTGGAGGCAGAGTTCCagtccctcttctccctcctggaGGAGCTGAAGGAGGGCATGCTCATGAAGATAAAGCAGGACCGCGCCAGCCGCACCTATGAgctacag AACCAGCTGGCGGCCTGCACTCGGGCCTTGGAGAGCTCAGAGGAGCTTCTGGAGACAGCCAACCAGACCCTGCAGGCCACAGACAGCGAGGACTTCCCTCAG GCTGCCAAGCAAATCAAAGATGG TGTGACAATGGCCCCTGCCTTCCGGCTATCATTGAAGGCCAAGGTCAGCGACAACATGAGTCACCTCATGGTGGACTTTGCACAGGAACGGAGGATGCTACAGGCACTCAAGTTCCTACCAG TGCCTGGCGCCCCTGTGATTGACCTGGCCGAGTCCCTGGTGGCAGACAACTGTGTGACGTTGGTGTGGCGCATGCCGGATGAGGACAGCAAGATTGACCACTACGTGCTGGAGTACCGGCGGACCAACTTCGAGGGCCCGCCCCGCCTCAAGGAGGAGCAGCCCTGGATGGTCATTGAGGGCATCCGGCAGACGGAGTTCACCCTGACGG GTCTCAAGTTTGACATGAAATACATGAACTTTCGCGTGAAAGCCTGTAACAAGGCAGTTGCAGGCGAGTTCTCCGAGTCGGTGACCCTGGAGACACCAG CGTTCATGTTCCGCCTGGATGCGTCCACATCTCACCAGAACCTGCGGGTGGACGATCTCTCCGTGGAGTGGGACGCCATGGGCGGGAAGGTGCAGGACATGAAGACTCGGGAGAAGGACGGCAAGGGGCGGACGGCGTCTCCTGCCAACTCCCCGGCCAG AGGTGTGCCATCCCCCAAGAGGATGCCCTCCGGTCGTGGGGGTCGGGATCGCTTCACGGCTGAGTCCTACACGGTGCTGG GGGACACACTCATCGACGGTGGGGAACATTACTGGGAGGTGCGCTACGAGCCGGACAGCAAGGCTTTCGGCGTGGGGGTGGCGTACCGCAGCCTGGGCCGCTTCGAGCAGCTGGGCAAGACGGCCGCGTCCTGGTGCCTGCACGTCAACAACTGGCTGCAGGTCAGCTTCACCGCCAAGCACGCCAACAAGGCCAAGGTGCTGGATGCCCCCGTGCCCGACTGCCTGGGCGTGCACTGCGACTTCCACCAAG GCCTCCTGTCCTTCTACAACGCCCGTACCAAACAGCTGCTGCACACCTTCAAGGCCAAGTTCACACAGCCCCTGCTGCCTGCTTTCACA GTGTGGTGCGGCAGCTTCCAGGTGACGACAGGCCTACAGGTTCCCAGCTCTGTGCGCTGCCTGCAGAAGCGAGGCAGTGCCACGAGCAGCTCCAACACCAGCCTCACTTAG